The window ctgaagtgagctgtagctcacgaaagcttatgcccaaataaatttgctagtctctaaggtaccacaagtcctccttttcttttttcagggaaCTAAGTTTCTAATTGTTTACTGGCAGAGATTTGCTGTCTTTCCTCCCCTTCAGGAGCAGAGCTCAGCACGGACTCTCCTGCCAGGAGCCCATGGAGGATGTGGAGATGGGCCCCAAACACACTATGCCATTTGCCAGCTCCCCTTTAGCCCTGGCCAGCAAATCAGAGAATCTCAGGAGCCATGAACATGGGTGGGAGCCTTAAGCAGCCAGTGGCTGGCCTAGGACAGTGGCTCTGAAGGGGTGGGGTGATGATAGATGCCAGGTTTGTGTGCTGTCTAATCATTTCAGGCCCCCCACCCGAGAGGCTCCCTAATTCCAGTGGAAGGATAAGGTGTGCCTTAGCGCCAAGAGAAGCAGACCTGGTGAAGGAACCACTCAGGCAGGAGTTCCTGCTCCGTTTGCCAAGAACCCAGTCCCCGGACTGCTAACCATGTCTCACAGCATCCCAAAGCCACTGAACCGCTCACTCACCTGCACTGGGTAAGTCTTGCCCCACAGCCAGCGCTGGTTTATCCTCAGTGTCTGCAGAGAGCACTTTTCCTCCACTGGGCTCCACGGcttgtgcagctgctgctgagttagTGTCTAGAAAGTGATGGTGAAGGGCGTCAGCCTCTGCCCAGGTAGCGTCAAGACAGTGGGATCTGCACTAACCAGGACACTCCATGATGGAGCCCACGACtagagctccaggctgggaaagcccagcagggccctggggaaGGAGGCTCAAAGGAGCACTTCTGCTTCACACTGGGCAGCCCTTTGCGGAGCCAGCATCCACCCCCCGCCCTGGGAATCAGCCCGATTCTCTGGAGACAGGGGAGGAGATGGATAATCTgacctggccctgcagctctcggtgctgccctgagccctctctgtccaccagccctgcctgcagcagGGAGGCAACAGGACTAAGAGTCTCTTCCCTGCCAAGACCTACCTTTACCTAGGCGAGCTCgcttgggggaagggagcctTTTGGGGGAGGCTGTTGTCCTCCCTGTTGGTCTCAGCCGGGAGTGGGGAGCCCTGGCAGGAATCGTGGCAGTGGCAGCCCTTCGAACAGGCAGCTTGTTGCAGCTAAGTTTGGCAACACCTGCAAGGAGATGAGGAGTGTTAGCCTGGAGGAGATCTAGCCCAGCTACGGAGGGGCTGGCCCCAGAGTAGCAATGCCAGGGACTGGAGCATGTGCGTATGCAACCTCAGTGCTTACCCATGCTCCTCACCCTCTGCCCCCCTAGCCTCCAACCCCAGCTCAGGAACCCCACGGCCTCCCCTGCCCAGAACGCAGCACTCCCACCACACAGTGAGCGCAAGGCGCAGAGAAAGCAAGGCCAGCAAGACCGCGGCAGCTCACAGACCACCACAGAGCTGGAGCTAGGGTCCAGCACAGGAATCCCAAGACAAGTGAGCAGGCACCTTCCATTCCCAGCCCATGCAACTCTCCCGATGAGCGTTGAGGgtgctcccccagctcccccacaacgctgctccctgcctgcagcactACAGGagctccctgctctgcacccAGCAGGATTACGGGCAGTTACTTTCAGTCTCTTTGTCCTGGGGGCTGGATCTGGCTCCTGGATACCCACTGGGAAGAGAGCATGCTGGCTGCAGGGTCCCACTGGTGTGCTCCACGCTGCTGGGTCTGGGCTTCATTAGTCTTAGCCTGGTACCTGGggatgagaagaaaaggagaacaagGATTTCACAGCCCCAGAGCGCAGCCAGGGAAGCGGAAACGTCCAGCCAGGGCACTGCCACAGACAGCAGCTGGTCTCACCATCAGGTCagaccctccttcccagcctctccccaACACTACTGGCCTCCTTTCATTGAGTCTGCTCACCTGGGTGAGTTGGGAGTTTGGTTCCAGGAGCTCCAGCCTCTTTGCTCATGCAGAGGATCCCTGGACCCAGAGAAACCTGGGATCCCATGAGCAagggtctgctgctgctgctgcgtccTGGGAGTTTGGCAGGAGGCCGGAGGGATGAGGGGCACTTGTCACTGCAAGGTAGCTTTGTAGCACTCCTCTTCacagtgctgctggcagggagctaGAGCCAGACAGATGAGCCATGGATTAGACCCTGATGGCAAGCAGGAAGGCAGGCCaggcctctcctgccccctcccctactACCATTCAGACGCAGGCTCAGACCCCGAGTCTGTCCAATACCACCTCCAGAACAGCGGCCAGCCCAGGGGTTGCTCTGGTGGACCCTTCTGCCTCCTGAACACCCCCTGGCCTGGAGTCCATGGCTCACTCCCACCCCCCGCTGGAGAAGGAGCAGCCCCTCTGAAATGGCATTTCTGGAGCCATCATAGCATCATAACAGCAATAAACCAGGTCTCCAGAGAAGCACCAGGAACCTGCGGATGGTCAGTCccaagccctctgctccccctgctACTCCTTGTGCGACTGCCAAGGCTCCCCCGGCATGGGGAGCTTCCACAGTGGAGTCACCTCCCACATATCTTGGGTTTAAGCCTAGGCCAGCTTTTGAGAGGTCCATAGCCCCAGTCTTAGTATCCACCCACTTGTACCGGCTTTCCTCAAACCAACAGTCTCACCAACTCCTAGCTCTACCACAAGGCCCTCCAGTTCACAGATCCAAACCAGGGTGTTCTAAGGGTCAACATAAGCCAACATCCCCTGCCTCTAACTTCACATTCATCCTTCCCAAGCCACCAGGGCAGGGCTGCTTTGCCTCAAGCGTCCCCCACAACAGTAGAAGGTCAGCCACCCATCCCTTGGGTACCCAGGTCACCCTGTCATTACCCATGCTACCTAGATTCAATCCAGCTCAGGTAGGCTGGCCACGGACaacttttgctgtgtagacagaccaaGGTCTAGCATCCCATCTGACAGTATCCTGTACCATGTGCTTCAGAAGTTGTGAGCCCCCCTTGTGAGGAATTATGGAGtagctccttccccaccccagggagaCATGCTCTGAAGCACAATGGTAGACATCCCTTAGGAATGGTAGACATCCAGCTCCTCTATGGACTGGTTGGGCAACCCACATTCTCTCTACCCCCAGTGGATCCACCTGTGGGTGGAGCAAGAGAGGCGCAGCCTCCCTGACTCAGTGTCTTCTCCCTGGCTCCTGACTTAACTCTTTCCTCAGTTCAGTTATTCTCCCAGAAACATGGGCATGTTCCTCCCAAGGGTACCAATTGGGGAGGCAGGAGCCTCTGCTCTGAGTTTCATACAGGGATCTGCAAGCTCCCAGACTGAGCTCTTGACATACCCGAATCCTGTGCTGTAGTTTACACTGCCCAGGCTACAGCAGAGCCACCCTGCCGCAGCTGCGCTGTGATGGGGGCAGTGTAATCATGCtttattgtgggggtggggggagacacgAGCTGAGCTCTCCTGGCAATAAACAATAGCCACCCCGAATGAGGGGTGGTCGCTTTATCATCGGGACAAAGCGTGgtctatactggcgcttttcagcgctaaaacttttgtcccTGAAtgagttttagcgctgaaagtgacagtgtaaacacagcctTGGTGTGAAATGTGAGTTCTACAGAGGAGAGGTGCCCCTGGGGCAGCGCgtcagtattttgtttacaaacagaggcagggtgattaagttCAGAAAGGGCTGGTGATTAAATGAAGGGTATGGATATTTAGATGTAAAAGAAGAATCTCCCCATGGAGGGGGAGAGATTGTTTGAGAGaacaagggggcggggggagaattcagaaaaaaatacagcaaagcaTTGAGCCcaggttacattcagaaaaggggGAGATTTGGGGGTGCAGGTGAAAAGAAGGAGTCAGACAcccagggcagggctagctgTATATAGAGAAGTGCCCACACTACCTGCAGTACTTACGTggcctcatcaccatagtatctaagggaatgtctacactggaaacttcaaagtgctgccatggGAACACTCTCTTGGTAATCCACCTCAAGGTGATTAGCTCCAAGCTCCCAGTGCTCTACattagcgctttaaagcgctcagacttgctgcgctcaggggggtgatttttcacatccctgagccagcaagttagagcgctataaaatgtaagtgtagacaagccccaaggcTGCGCCTCGCAAGGTCTAGCCTatttctcctccctgcccctcaaaGAGGTCAAGCAGTGCTATTATCTCATctccattgtacaggtggggaactgaggcacacacaaactaaaggccagattttcaaaggtattcaggcacctagtgagattttcaaatgcacttagAAGTTTTGGTtctttgtaaatcccactagatACCTAGCAGCATCTTTGGGGGCCTAAAAGTCTTAGAAATTCTGTCCTTAAAGCACTGGCCTGGGGTCAGACAGGAAGTCCATGGGGGGAGTAGAATCCAAGTTTTTCAGAGCTAGCTCCCTATCCAGCAGACCAGCTGCTCTCTCTGCTGtatgcttgggggggggggggggagaaagcaggtggtgggagggaggagaggactCTGgtagatgggagcaaaaccaaggcGGCCAGTTCTCCGAGACTCCAGCAATCAGTCCCAGGAGGTCGGGATGGAGGTCATGGTTGACAGCATAAAAATCAGCACAGAGGTTAGGAAGGCTGGAGAAAGAGTCAGATGAGAGGAGATCACTTAACTCCCAAGGggtggcaggttctgccccaCGCTGGGTTGTACAGCAATGGCTGCTGTgcaattttaactgaaaaccattttgttttgtgattttttgttctgagtttgagaaaaaggaaggaatgagaaactATCGTCTGAGTATCAGATGCGATTATACatcaaattcttagggtttcagctgtatccaggccaattccacaacaaagaacagaaactacATCCACCGAGTTCATAAAGTCGACCATTATTGCCATGATTTGTGTTATTCACTGGGCaccatctgtgtgctcagcactgttcaaAATATGCCAGAAAATCCAGTCCCTGAGCCAATGCATCTAAGCTGTGTAACtctggataagatggctcagatatttaagtgTGAAGTGTATAGTTATTGATCGCACACATTATCACATGGTCACTGTGATGTTTATATCTATGAGTTGAGGCACTGATGGCAACAGAAGTGGATTAAGAactagaagatttgaccctccaatGTTCTTTCAAGAGGAAGAACTGCCCAGcgctcctgtgcctgtttatttccctttcctgcctgcagtggccctgatatacctcagaaatcttattttttttcctcaactttaaaatatagaatttgCTTGGTGTTTAGTTTTAAATATCctcctgtgagaactgcaactcaaTCACTGTAGCGTTATGcttaagagccttctggaaagtaactagcctttaaacagaaataaaagcagTGTTACCAAggctcatgattttgtcatgagtttcATGATAATTGTGACCCCGAAAGGCTCAAAAAagcagaaggtaaataaaaataaccccaaatctgttatttttacataatctcatgattttaaagccaatctcgtgatttttggtgagcctgattcatgaCTTTTGACCATTTGGGATTAGCAATactgtgaaagtgacttgaaagtgtcaCTTTCCCTCCTGTTTAAGgtcagtttctagtctattatttgtagtgaGGTAACACCCCAACAACTccaggcaggtgcagtataaatTCTGAGGGCTTTGCCCTACTTGGATGTttccaaagttaaatgatctattccaagattgatgaactgcaaaaaagtgataAAAAGTCATCTAGATTTTTCTAGAATGGTTGTATttaagagttagtaacaaagaacatacattaaaattttaaacctaaccagtgttcCTTAAGTGACTTGACAGAACATGTGAGAACAAGTTAGTATtggagctgagtgggtctaacaaacataggaattagatacagcgCTCCTATCAGCTAATTTCTGAATTATCTGCACAAAAAAACACCCTAGAGTTCCCAGGTGCCTAAGTAACCCTTGGAATCACGATTGAAGTTGACCcccaaaaaatctgaaatggctcCTGGGCCCTCCCTCACGCTGCTCCTATGGGATGCTGAAGTAAGGGGCAGTTGGAAGAGGCACTTGGCATTACTAGGCAGCAGGAAGCTGTAGCACCCTCCCCCACTTACTTGGGCAGCAGGCTGGGTCTCCACATTGGATCCCTGGCTTGTTTTTCTAGTGGCAGCTGCTTTCTGCATGCTGGGTCGTGAGTTACCTAGAGACAGTCTTGTTGCTTTCCCCTCCAAGGTGATGCCTCTGCTCCTTGGAGGCAGGCCTGCTCTCAGCAGCTCTCGAGAAGCTCTCCGAGATTCAAAGGAAGTGAGGGCCAGACTCCTACTTGCTCTTGGGGTGGTAAAGGCCAGGGGCagtgatttgatagcagcttgGCCTTCAGCACTGGAACAGTTTCTAGAAGACACAGGCAATGCAGTACTCCTCTGAGGTGGTTTGAGAGTGACCTTGCCACAGGTCTCTTCAGGTAGGTTCCTGCACTTGGACAGGGAGCTCTGGGTTACCTTGGGCGCTGCAGATTTACAGCCAGCCTGACGTGGGCAGGTTAGCTCTCTTGGCATTGAACGTCTAGAGGAGTTTGGGTCCCTCTGTTCCAAGTCCTCTCCTAGGGGACTACCTGTCACAAAGTGAAACTTTGCTGGTCCCATCAGTGGGGTGGAGGTTGCAAAGGAACTGGAGCCTAGAGAGACCGTGCTTTCATTGGATACCATTTCCAGCTCCTGGGTTCTATAAGCAGACCCACTCCGCTCTAGATCATCTGCCTCTGAATCCTTGAAGCTTGACTGCTCAGCCAGTCGCTCCCTTTCCACAGGCAAGGTCACAGTCGACCCAAGCGGATTAGCAGCGGAGATCTCAAATGTCATCTGTCTAAGGGAAGCACTGGCGTGACCAGGCCCCTGCAGCTCAACGGTGAGGTTCAGCGCACTGAGAGCCAGCGCCTGCAGACCTGGCAATCGCCTCTGCTCTGCATCTTCCGCGCCCTTCCCGGGCACGGCTCCCCCGGCCCCGGCAGGCAGGACTTCCACGGTAGCCCCGTGGCTCTGGCCGCCGCgctcccggtcccggtcccggtcccggaGCCCCCCTCCGTCCTGCTGGCGAACCTGCTGCCGCCGGCCGGGCTCGCTGCCCGCCGGGCTCCAGCAGAGCAGCGCCTCTGCCCGCCGGGCCGCTTCACACTCGGCCCGGGGGCCCGGCCGCCCCCCCAGCAGAGACCAGGCGGCCTCCAAGGGCAGGGGCTCGGCCTCAATGCCGGAGAGCTCGGGGCCGGGCCGCCCCAGCTGCCGCGCGATGGCCAGGCACTCCTCCGCGAAGAAGCTGCGGAAGAGCGGGGGCTCGGGGGAAAGCGCCTCCCGCTCCCCGCCGCGGGCCGCTCCCGCGGGCTCGGCGAGCTCCGGCGCCTCCTCCCAGAGCGGGCTCAGGCGCCGCGGCTTCCGGGCCCTGGCCGGCGGCGCGGCCCCCACGCCCGGGACCGCGGCGCCCCGAGCCGCCGCCTCGCCGAGCCCGGCCTCGCGCCCGCCCCACGCGGGCACCGCGCCGGGGACAGCGGCCTCCTCCGCGCCGGCAGCGCCCCACGCGTGCGCGGCCCCGGGCGGGGGCTGCGGGGGCTCCATGCCGCGGACACGCGCGGCCAGCTGCGAGCGGCGCCCCGGGCAGGGGGAGCCCTCCGCCCGCCCCGCGTTCATACGCCGCTTCTCACGCCTATTGGGCGCCTCGCCACCAATCCgcgccctcccttccctcagccaGTCACCGCGCCGCGCCCCTGGGCACGTGCCCATTGCTCACCAATAGGAAGGGGGATCGCTGCGCGGCGGAAACGGCCTTGTCCAATAGGAGTGGGCGGGGTCTCTCCGCCCTGGGCCGCCGTCACGCGTGGCCCAGGCCGCTAGTTCCCCCTAGCGAGGTGgagctcgggggggcggggcggggctgggggttccCAGGTGgagcccggcgggggggggggggctcccaggtggagctcagggagggagttcCCAGGTGGAGctcggcgggggggggctgggggttcccaGGTGGAGCTCGGGCGGGGGGCTGGGTGTTCCCAGGTGGagctcggcgggggggggggctgggggttcccaGGTGGAGCTCGGGCGGGGGGCTGGGTGTTCCCAGGtggagctcagggagggagttcCCAGGTGgagcccggcgggggggggggggggcggggggctcccaggtggagctcagggagggagttcCCAGGTGGagctcggcggggggggggctgggggttcccaggtggagctcagggagggagttcCCAGGTGGAGCTCGGGCGGGGGGCTGGGTGTTCCCAGGtggagctcagggagggagttcCCAGGTGgagcccggcggggggggggggctgggggttcccaggtggagctcagggagggagttcCCAGGTGGagctcggcggggggggggctgggggttcccaggtggagctcagggagggagttcCCAGGTGgagcccggcggggggggggggctgggggttcccaggtggagctcagggagggagttcCCAGGTGGagctcggcggggggggggctgggggttcccaggtggagctcagggagggagttcCCAGGTGGAGctcggcgggggggggctgggggttcccaggtggagctcagggagggagttcCCAGGTGGAGctcggcgggggggggctgggggttcccaGGTGGAGctcggcgggggggcggggggttgggtgTTCCCAGGtggagctcagggagggagttcCCAGGTGgagcccggcggggggggggggctgggggctcccaggtggagctcagggagggagttcCCAGGTGGAGctcggcgggggggggctgggggttcccaggtggagctcagggagggagttcCCAGGTGGAGCTCGGGCGGGGGGCTGGGTGTTCCCAGGTGGAGCTCGGCAGGGCGGCCCCTAACCTCACCGCCACTGGAGCTGCACAGGGGAGCAGCCCTGGGCAGAGgtcagtattttctttttttcaagcaGAGGCAGGTAAGAAAGGGCTGGTGATTAAACTAATGATCTGAAAGTCTAGCCTGTAAAAACAGGAATCCCTGGGTGGGACACAACAAAGGCAATAGCGGGAACAGGCATGAGGGTCAAAGGGCCAAGATGAGGGAGCCAGAAGGGGATGCCCATCAGAGACCCCGGACAACGCCCACTGCTCTGCGAAGGCGTCGAGAGAGCCGCCGGCTGCTGCCccgaggaactctgcccggatacgtgaacggataAAGGAACGAAAACAGTCCCTCCAGTCGCAAAGTCCCTCccagccaacctcctctccctggtgttgCGAATGGCCACCTTGGCCatggctaggaggaggttgatgaggtgGTCCTGCGACTTCATGGGGCCTCGGATCGGGTGTGCGCAAATAAACAGGTTCAGGGAATAGTGCAGGCAGACCCTGAATAAAAGGAGCtggaagaggggctgcaggctggcGCACTGAAGGTACAcatgtgccagggtctccctcgcCATGGAAGGGACAGGTTTCAGGGACAGAGGTGAACCGCaacaagtacatgcccgtgctcacgacTCCATGAAGGAGCTACCAGCTGATATTCTCGGCAGGCTGCGGGACTAAGCTGGAATTTAAACTGGCCCACCAGggttccccaccctccactggTGGTAAAAGGTCCTGCCCCTTGGTATCTGGGCAGGACCCAAAAGTGGGGCAATGAAGCATGTGCAGCACGGGCACGTGTAGATTGTCTCTTGGCGCGGTTTGGAAATGAACCGGCTACATAGCATGCAGCCGGCTCAGACTACGGGAAGGGGAGGCCGGGAAGGCTCATGGGGCAGTGGACCAATGGAAAGATCTGGAAGGCCGGGAGTGAGAGGCGGGTGGGATGCACTCTCTCACAGAACCTACTcaaggcatgggggggggaagggctgacTCCATCTCCTGGAGTAAGCGCCGGGGGGTTGTAAGGGTGGAGAACTCCATGCGCCGACCAAGTGCCTGGggatccacccaaccccccacgtcATAGTCCAGGTTGTCTCCGATCTTGTTGACTcccgccaggaccaacctccgacaCATCaagggggactctgccaccttCACACAAAGatggggattgtgtagcaggggcttgACAAGGAAATCTACCCCCTCGGTGGCTACCATGACCTGGTTGCTGAAACAAGcctccaggtctggaggaggtcctggtggaagacctcttggatggagaaaaaaagaGTTCCCGGTCATATCAGAGCCCTTGCCGACGGCAGAGGAAGCTGTGCACCAATGTGCTCCACGCTGAGCTACCTGCACTGTAAAGgagtcctggaccacaaggagcatgtcgttggcgtacgccgacaggaccagctgctgctccagctcccgAAACACCAACCCCATCAACTACcggcagaggagacagaggaagggcttgattgcCAGAGTATACAGCTGGCCTGACAGCAGACATCCCTGACGCACCTCGCACCCGAAGCTGACTGGCTCGGTCacggtccagttgagcctgaccaaacactctgcaaaAGCATACAACGCCTGGAGa of the Dermochelys coriacea isolate rDerCor1 chromosome 9, rDerCor1.pri.v4, whole genome shotgun sequence genome contains:
- the LOC119861887 gene encoding uncharacterized protein LOC119861887, which translates into the protein MGTCPGARRGDWLREGRARIGGEAPNRREKRRMNAGRAEGSPCPGRRSQLAARVRGMEPPQPPPGAAHAWGAAGAEEAAVPGAVPAWGGREAGLGEAAARGAAVPGVGAAPPARARKPRRLSPLWEEAPELAEPAGAARGGEREALSPEPPLFRSFFAEECLAIARQLGRPGPELSGIEAEPLPLEAAWSLLGGRPGPRAECEAARRAEALLCWSPAGSEPGRRQQVRQQDGGGLRDRDRDRERGGQSHGATVEVLPAGAGGAVPGKGAEDAEQRRLPGLQALALSALNLTVELQGPGHASASLRQMTFEISAANPLGSTVTLPVERERLAEQSSFKDSEADDLERSGSAYRTQELEMVSNESTVSLGSSSFATSTPLMGPAKFHFVTGSPLGEDLEQRDPNSSRRSMPRELTCPRQAGCKSAAPKVTQSSLSKCRNLPEETCGKVTLKPPQRSTALPVSSRNCSSAEGQAAIKSLPLAFTTPRASRSLALTSFESRRASRELLRAGLPPRSRGITLEGKATRLSLGNSRPSMQKAAATRKTSQGSNVETQPAAQLPASSTVKRSATKLPCSDKCPSSLRPPAKLPGRSSSSRPLLMGSQVSLGPGILCMSKEAGAPGTKLPTHPGTRLRLMKPRPSSVEHTSGTLQPACSLPSGYPGARSSPQDKETESVAKLSCNKLPVRRAATATIPARAPHSRLRPTGRTTASPKRLPSPKRARLGKDTNSAAAAQAVEPSGGKVLSADTEDKPALAVGQDLPSAGEMAQPQAGGNSPASLSSFLPDSALESRGAAPSMQLPGQLLSQELQRVRSELQRVKNELAARDAQCEAYQRTISSLEAQLRAGSLSEGWGEKQACALEGE